From a single Streptomyces sp. 1331.2 genomic region:
- a CDS encoding GNAT family N-acetyltransferase → MVLTFTLDPKLDPDLRTEIVRLWADVTNAGGAVGFVAPVTEDEVWDTADRQFAGVGPDGPNRLLTAHDDTGRLVGVLFFESMRFEPMEHWRMLKRVMVHPDFQGLGHGARLLAEAERVAREWGLEALRLTARGGLGLEHFYARSGYREVGRVPAAIRVAPGDDRDDITMWLDLR, encoded by the coding sequence ATGGTGCTCACCTTCACCCTGGACCCGAAGCTCGACCCCGACCTGCGGACGGAGATCGTCCGGCTCTGGGCTGACGTCACCAACGCCGGCGGAGCGGTCGGCTTCGTGGCGCCGGTGACCGAGGACGAGGTGTGGGACACCGCCGACCGTCAGTTCGCCGGGGTCGGGCCGGACGGCCCGAACCGGCTGCTGACCGCCCACGACGACACCGGCCGGCTGGTCGGCGTGCTGTTCTTCGAGTCCATGCGGTTCGAACCCATGGAGCACTGGCGGATGCTCAAGCGGGTCATGGTGCATCCGGACTTCCAGGGCCTCGGCCACGGCGCCCGGCTGCTCGCCGAGGCCGAGCGGGTGGCCCGGGAGTGGGGGCTGGAGGCGCTGCGGCTCACCGCGCGCGGCGGCCTGGGGCTGGAGCACTTCTACGCCCGCAGCGGCTACCGCGAGGTCGGCCGGGTGCCGGCCGCGATACGGGTCGCCCCCGGGGACGACCGCGACGACATCACCATGTGGCTCGACCTGCGCTGA
- a CDS encoding DUF4229 domain-containing protein, which yields MSSNGPDKSHATLRYTSLRVSIFLGCLLVALLLGHFQVIPVSGEAGVIFLFLLAAVASAPISYALLGRQRDEMSAQISGKVSGLRSRTAERIAAQNAEEDAADDAARAAAAGQN from the coding sequence GTGAGCAGCAACGGCCCGGATAAGTCGCACGCCACGCTCCGCTACACCTCCCTGCGGGTCAGCATCTTCCTCGGCTGCCTGCTGGTGGCCCTGCTGCTCGGGCACTTCCAGGTCATCCCGGTCAGCGGCGAGGCCGGCGTGATCTTCCTCTTCCTGCTGGCCGCGGTCGCCTCCGCGCCGATCAGCTACGCCCTGCTGGGCAGGCAGCGCGACGAGATGTCGGCCCAGATCAGCGGCAAGGTCTCCGGGCTGCGCAGCCGTACCGCCGAGCGGATCGCCGCGCAGAACGCCGAGGAGGACGCCGCCGACGACGCCGCCCGCGCGGCGGCCGCCGGGCAGAACTGA